Proteins encoded together in one Solanum lycopersicum chromosome 7, SLM_r2.1 window:
- the BI-GST/GPX gene encoding glutathione S-transferase/peroxidase: protein MANDEVILLDFWPSMFGMRLRIALAEKEIKYEYRDEDLRNKSPLLLQMNPIHKKIPVLIHNGKPICESIIGVEYIDEVWKDKAPFLPSDPYERAQARFWADYIDKKLYDSGRKLWTTKGEEQETAKKDFIECLKVLEGALGEKPYFGGDNFGCVDIALIGYYSWFYAYESYANISVEAECPKFVAWAKNCMLRDSVAKSLPDQHKVCEFVKVLRQKFGIE, encoded by the exons ATGGCTAACGATGAAGTGATTCTGTTGGATTTTTGGCCTAGCATGTTTGGAATGAGGCTAAGGATTGCACTTGCTGAGAAAGAGATTAAATATGAGTACAGAGACGAGGATTTGAGGAACAAAAGTCCTCTGCTTTTGCAGATGAATCCTATTCACAAGAAAATCCCTGTTTTGATTCATAATGGCAAACCAATTTGCGAGTCTATTATTGGAGTTGAGTATATTGATGAAGTGTGGAAGGATAAAGCCCCTTTCCTCCCTTCTGATCCTTATGAGAGAGCACAAGCTAGGTTTTGGGCTGATTACATTGATAAGAAG TTGTATGATTCTGGGAGGAAGCTATGGACAACAAAGGGAGAAGAGCAAGAGACAGCTAAAAAAGATTTCATAGAATGCCTTAAGGTGTTAGAGGGAGCACTTGGAGAGAAGCCTTACTTTGGAGGAGATAATTTTGGTTGTGTGGATATTGCGTTGATTGGGTACTATAGCTGGTTTTATGCTTATGAGAGTTATGCTAACATCAGTGTAGAGGCTGAGTGCCCAAAGTTTGTGGCTTGGGCCAAGAATTGTATGCTGAGGGACAGTGTGGCTAAGTCTTTGCCTGATCAACATAAGGTCTGTGAATTTGTAAAAGTGCTAAGGCAGAAGTTTGGAATTGAATAA